The following proteins come from a genomic window of Gossypium raimondii isolate GPD5lz chromosome 5, ASM2569854v1, whole genome shotgun sequence:
- the LOC105768377 gene encoding uncharacterized protein LOC105768377, which yields MSKVEDWRKNADTHKMSPEEVRAAGLEGSKKPPGHHPGGVLHQRSKLPVSMTTMTIGGLLITAAIGYSVLYTRKKREASALDVAKVTTGIADPSDTRPRK from the coding sequence ATGTCAAAAGTTGAAGACTGGAGAAAGAACGCAGATACCCACAAGATGAGCCCAGAAGAGGTAAGAGCAGCGGGCTTGGAAGGATCGAAGAAGCCACCAGGACACCACCCTGGAGGAGTGTTGCACCAAAGGAGCAAGCTTCCGGTTTCCATGACTACTATGACCATCGGCGGCCTTCTCATCACCGCGGCCATAGGATATTCGGTGTTGTACACCAGGAAAAAGCGTGAAGCTAGTGCCCTAGATGTTGCCAAGGTGACCACGGGTATTGCTGACCCCAGTGACACTCGCCCCAGGAAGTAG
- the LOC105768376 gene encoding early nodulin-like protein 3 — MDIFSRRLTSSFLFFLFLSFTEAKEILVGGKTDAWKIPSSESDSLNRWAEKSRFRIGDSLAWKYDGGKDSVLQVTKEAYASCNTSNSIAEYKDGNTKVKLDRSGPFYFISGAKGHCEQGQKLHVVVLSQKHRYTGISPAPSPAEIEGPAIAPTSSAAGLKAGFLVTLGVVVLGLF; from the exons ATGGATATTTTCTCAAGAAGGCTAACTTCTTCCTTTCTGTTCTTTCTATTTCTAAGCTTTACAGAAGCTAAAGAAATCTTGGTTGGTGGGAAGACAGACGCCTGGAAGATTCCATCATCTGAATCAGATTCTCTCAACAGATGGGCTGAAAAATCCCGCTTCCGCATCGGCGACTCTCTCG CGTGGAAATATGATGGTGGCAAAGACTCAGTGCTGCAAGTGACTAAGGAGGCTTATGCAAGCTGCAATACCTCAAACTCAATTGCAGAGTACAAGGATGGGAACACCAAGGTTAAGCTTGATAGGTCAGGGCCATTTTACTTCATCAGTGGAGCAAAGGGTCACTGCGAGCAAGGCCAAAAGTTGCACGTTGTTGTATTGTCTCAAAAGCATAGGTACACTGGAATCTCCCCAGCACCTTCTCCGGCAGAAATTGAGGGTCCTGCCATTGCTCCTACCAGCAGTGCTGCTGGGTTGAAGGCTGGTTTCTTGGTCACACTGGGGGTTGTGGTCTTGGGGTTGTTCTGA
- the LOC105768373 gene encoding transmembrane 9 superfamily member 8: MEYRSRSIHKSTSIMISAILFLFLIHTSHCFYLPGVAPEDFQKGDPLKVKVNKLTSIKTQLPYSYYSLPFCPPKKIVDSAENLGEVLRGDRIENSPYVFKMREPQMCSVLCRITLDAKAAKQFQEKIDDEYRVNMILDNLPLVVPIRRLDQGSPTVYQLGYHVGLKGQYTGSKEEKIFIHNHLAFTVKYHRDPQTDSARIVGFEVKPYSIKHEYEGKWSENTRLTTCDPHTKHTVVNSNTPQEVEANKEIIFTYDVEYQESDVKWASRWDAYLLMSDDQIHWFSIVNSLMIVLFLSGMVAMIMLRTLYRDISKYNELETQEEAQEETGWKLVHGDVFRPPSNSDLLCVYVGTGIQFLGMVLVTMIFAVFGFLSPSNRGGLMTAMLLLWVFMGIFAGYASSRLYKMFKGTEWKKISLKTACLFPGIVFAIFFVLNALIWGQKSSGAVPFGTMFALVVMWFGISVPLVFVGGYIGFKKPAIEDPVKTNKIPRQIPEQAWYMNPIFSILIGGILPFGAVFIELFFILTSIWLNQFYYIFGFLFLVFIILLITCAEITIVLCYFQLCSEDYLWWWRSYLTSGSSALYLFLYATFYFFTKLEITKLVSGMLYFGYMLIASYAFFVLTGTIGFYACFWFTRLIYSSVKID; this comes from the exons ATGGAATATCGATCGAGATCTATCCACAAATCCACCTCCATCATGATCTCCGCCATCCTCTTCCTCTTTCTGATCCACACCTCTCATTGCTTCTACCTTCCTGGTGTCGCCCCCGAGGACTTCCAAAAG GGAGATCCtttgaaagtgaaagtgaacaAATTGACCTCTATAAAGACACAACTTCCTTATTCATATTATTCCCTCCCTTTCTGTCCACCAAAAAAGATAGTTGACAGTGCAGAAAATCTCGGGGAAGTGCTTCGTGGTGACCGTATTGAAAACTCTCCTTATGTG TTTAAAATGCGTGAGCCACAAATGTGTTCTGTTCTTTGCCGGATTACACTTGATGCCAAGGCTGCAAAGCAGTTTCAGGAGAAGATTGATGATGAATATCGAGtcaatat GATCCTGGATAACCTGCCCCTTGTTGTTCCCATTAGAAGATTAGATCAGGGTTCTCCTACTGTTTATCAGCTTGGTTACCATGTTGGGCTCAAAGGCCAATACACTGGG AGCAAGgaagagaaaattttcattcacaACCATTTGGCATTTACTGTCAAGTACCATAGGGATCCACAAACTGACTCGGCTAGGATTGTGGGATTTGAAGTTAAACCGTACAG CATTAAACATGAATATGAGGGGAAATGGAGTGAGAACACTCGTTTAACAACATGCGACCCCCACACTAAACACACAGTTGTTAATTCTAACACTCCGCAAGAAGTTGAAGCAAACAAGGAGATTATATTCACCTATGATGTTGAATACCAG GAGAGTGATGTGAAGTGGGCATCCAGATGGGATGCATATCTTTTAATGAGTGATGACCAAATACACTGGTTTTCAATTGTCAATTCTCTGATGATTGTTCTCTTCCTTTCCGGCATGGTAGCAATGATTATGTTAAGGACACTTTACCGTGATATTTCTAAGTACAATGAACTTGAGACCCAGGAAGAAGCCCAAGAAGAGACAGGATGGAAGCTTGTACATGGGGACGTTTTCAGGCCTCCATCTAATTCTGACCTGCTCTGTGTCTATGTTGGCACCGGTATTCAATTTTTGGGCATGGTACTAGTTACCATGATCTTTGCTGTTTTTGGATTTCTTTCCCCCTCCAACCGAGGTGGTCTGATGACAGCTATGCTCCTGCTTTGGGTCTTCATGGGCATTTTTGCTGGCTATGCCTCTTCACGTCTATACAAAATGTTTAAAGGAACAGAGTGGAAGAAAATATCTCTAAAGACTGCATGCTTGTTCCCGGGCATTGTCTTTGCCATCTTCTTTGTCTTAAATGCTCTCATATGGGGCCAGAAGTCATCTGGGGCTGTGCCATTTGGGACAATGTTTGCTTTGGTCGTCATGTGGTTTGGAATTTCAGTTCCACTTGTTTTTGTGGGTGGTTACATTGGGTTCAAGAAGCCAGCAATTGAGGATCCGGTGAAGACAAATAAAATTCCCAGGCAAATCCCTGAGCAGGCTTGGTACATGAACCCAATTTTCTCCATTCTGATTGGAGGAATACTCCCATTTGGAGCCGTTTTCATCGAGCTTTTCTTCATTCTTACCTCAATCTGGCTGAACCAGTTCTACTACATCTTTGGTTTCCTCTTCTTGGTCTTCATTATCCTCCTTATCACTTGTGCTGAAATAACCATTGTGCTTTGCTACTTCCAGTTGTGCAGTGAAGATTACCTGTGGTGGTGGAGGTCATATCTCACATCAGGTTCCTCGGCGTTATATCTCTTCCTCTACGCTACATTCTACTTCTTCACGAAGCTTGAGATCACTAAGCTGGTTTCTGGGATGCTGTATTTTGGATACATGCTAATCGCTTCATATGCATTTTTCGTGCTAACGGGCACCATTGggttttatgcatgtttttggTTCACAAGGCTTATCTACTCATCTGTCAAGATCGATTAA
- the LOC105768374 gene encoding uncharacterized protein LOC105768374, with protein sequence MEGGERGSSAIPESVMNSVKTTLVNVENLRTHLLEFLSLSDPDVLAQMPPLQRAQAFFTLAKATTTLFALKLRCSGVHPDEHPIKSELERLSLYQEKLERFIDLSKAPLRPSTTLNSQAATRFIEHSLPDLTPEQRQSMRQISKGEGPTIKYSGSNVKKKRKYQSSEKQSVEDAAKEFLEKAARELFGDKKDGFKGPLQVHDASDDDLPLS encoded by the exons ATGGAAGGAGGTGAAAGAGGGAGCTCAGCCATCCCTGAATCTGTGATGAATTCAGTGAAGACAACGCTAGTAAACGTTGAAAACCTAAGGACCCATTTGCTCGAATTCTTGTCCCTCTCTGACCCCGATGTCCTTGCTCAAATGCCCCCTCTTCAACGCGCTCAGGCTTTCTTCACCCTTGCCAAAGCCACCACTACTCTTTTCGCTT TGAAGTTGAGATGCAGTGGAGTGCACCCAGATGAACATCCTATTAAATCAGAGCTT GAGAGATTAAGCTTGTATCAAGAGAAGCTAGAGCGGTTCATAGACTTAAGTAAAG CACCGTTGCGACCTTCAACCACCTTGAACTCTCAGGCCGCAACCCGTTTCATTGAGCATTCGTTACCAGACCTGACCCCTG AGCAGAGGCAAAGTATGAGGCAAATCAGTAAAGGGGAGGGGCCAACGATAAAATATTCTGGTAGTAATgttaaaaagaagagaaaatatcaATCCTCTGAAAAACAATCTGTTGAAGATGCTGCTAAAGAATTCCTTGAGAAGGCAGCTCGTGAGCTTTTTGGTGATAAAAAAGATGGTTTTAAGGGGCCTCTACAGGTTCATGATGCTTCAGATGATGACTTGCCTCTGTCCTGA